One genomic window of Solanum dulcamara chromosome 10, daSolDulc1.2, whole genome shotgun sequence includes the following:
- the LOC129871628 gene encoding metalloendoproteinase 3-MMP-like, whose amino-acid sequence MRIHLFILIAFVLILSPTSAHFFPNISSIPPSLLKPNLTSWSAFQKLLGCHSGQKVDGIAKIKKYFQHFGYINSFTNFTDHFDDTLESALKTYQKNFNLNATGVLDAPTIQHLIKPRCGNADVVNGTSTMNSGKPPADSPTKMHTVAHYSFFPGRPRWPASKTDLTYAFFPDNNLTDDIKSVFSRAFERWSEVTPLSFTETASFELADIKIGFFNGDHNDGEPFDGPMGTLAHAFSPPAGHFHLDGEENWVVDGVPVNEGNFFSILSAVDLESVAVHEIGHLLGLGHSSVEDSIMYPSLEAGIRRVELVDDDIQGVQELYGSNPNYTGTNTTLTPTQENDTNGAPILSSLWVHGFLLLVGFFFAFIYSI is encoded by the coding sequence ATGAGGATTCATCTATTCATCCTCATTGcttttgttcttattttatCTCCAACTTCAGCTCATTTCTTTCCAAATATTTCTTCTATCCCTCCTTCTTTACTCAAACCCAATCTCACTTCTTGGAGTGCTTTTCAAAAGTTATTAGGATGTCATTCCGGTCAGAAAGTTGACGGCATAgctaaaatcaaaaaatatttccaACATTTTGGATACATCAATTCTTTCACTAACTTCACTGATCATTTTGATGATACTCTTGAATCTGCTCTCAAGACTTACCAGAAAAATTTCAACCTCAATGCCACCGGTGTGCTCGACGCGCCCACGATTCAGCATCTCATAAAACCCAGATGTGGAAACGCCGATGTAGTTAACGGTACTAGTACTATGAACTCCGGCAAGCCACCGGCAGATTCTCCTACGAAGATGCACACGGTAGCTCACTACTCCTTCTTTCCGGGAAGACCAAGGTGGCCCGCGAGTAAGACGGATTTGACATACGCGTTTTTTCCGGATAACAATCTGACGGATGACATTAAGAGCGTGTTCTCACGCGCGTTTGAACGGTGGTCGGAGGTTACCCCATTGAGCTTCACTGAAACGGCGTCGTTCGAATTGGCTGATATTAAGATTGGATTTTTCAATGGAGATCACAACGATGGAGAGCCGTTTGATGGTCCGATGGGAACATTAGCACACGCGTTTTCGCCGCCGGCGGGTCATTTTCACTTGGACGGCGAGGAGAATTGGGTCGTAGATGGTGTGCCGGTAAATGAAGGGAACTTTTTTTCCATATTATCGGCAGTGGATCTTGAATCGGTTGCGGTTCATGAGATCGGGCATTTATTGGGCTTGGGTCATTCATCTGTAGAAGATTCGATTATGTACCCGAGTTTAGAAGCGGGTATCCGAAGAGTGGAGCTTGTGGATGATGATATTCAGGGGGTCCAGGAGTTATACGGGTCAAATCCGAACTATACGGGGACGAATACAACATTGACTCCGACCCAGGAGAATGATACAAATGGTGCTCCGATTCTTAGCTCATTATGGGTTCACGGGTTTTTATTGCTTGTTGGATTTTTCTTTGCATTCATTTATTCAATTTAA